Proteins from a single region of Palaemon carinicauda isolate YSFRI2023 chromosome 1, ASM3689809v2, whole genome shotgun sequence:
- the LOC137641204 gene encoding uncharacterized protein, which produces MREITNVISSWSYEASLSLLNECLQSYLYLHETAFDEPIHRTSQRRDFDERRKWDTHRIPQAPRTPPGYPQHPGYPQDTHSTQDTLRIPPAPRIPQDTPQHPGYPQDTLSTQDTPRIPPRYAPAPRIIPRYAPAPRIPIAPRIHQRYPQHPGYPQETPSTQDTPRIPQHPGYPQDTPSTQDIPRIPTAPRIPTAPRIPSGYPQHPGYPQDTPQHPGYPKDNPSTQDTPRIPPRYAPAPRIPPAPRIPPGYAPASRIPPGYPQHSRYPQDTPTIRPSTQDTHSTQDTPTIPPAPRIPPRYAPAPRIIPRYAPAPKIPIAPRIH; this is translated from the exons atgagagaaataacgaatgttatatcttctTGGAG CTATGAAGCATCACTGTCACTTCTCAATGAATGCTTACAGTCATACTTGTATTTGCACGAG ACGGCGTTTGATGAACCTATTCATAGAACAAGCCAACGTCGAGATTTCGATGAACGTCGTAAATGG GATACCCATAGGATACCCCAAGCACCCAGGACACCCCCAGGATACCCCCAGCACCCAGGATATCCCCAGGATACCCacagcacccaggataccctcaggatacccccagcacccaggataccccaGGATACGCCTCAGCATCCAGGATACCCCCAGGATACCCTCAGCACTCAAGATACCCCCAGGATACCCCCACGATACGCCCCAGCACCCAGGATAATACCACGATACgccccagcacccaggatacccaTAGCACCCAGGATACACCAACGATacccccagcacccaggatacccccaggaaacccccagcacccaggatacccccaggataccccagcacccaggatacccccaggATACCCCCAGCACCCAGGATATCCCCAGGATACCCACAGCACCCAGGATACCCacagcacccaggataccctcaggatacccccagcacccaggatacccccaggATACGCCCCAGCATCCAGGATACCCCAAGGATAACCCCAGCACTCAAGATACCCCCAGGATACCCCCACGATACgccccagcacccaggatacccccagcacccaggatacccccaggATACGCCCCAGCATCCAGGATACCCCCAGGATACCCCCAGCACTCAAGATACCCCCAGGATACCCCCACGATACgccccagcacccaggatacccaTAGCACCCAGGATACACCAACGATacccccagcacccaggatacccccCCGATACGCCCCAGCACCCAGGATAATACCACGATACGCCCCAGCACCCAAGATACCCATAGCACCCAGGATACACTAA
- the LOC137641209 gene encoding uncharacterized protein, which produces MIPPAPRIPPRYAPAPRIIPRYAPAPRIPIAPRIHQRYPQHPGYPHDTPHTQDNTTIRPSTQDIHSTQDTPTIPPAPRIPPRYAPAPRIIPRYAPAPRIPIAPRIHQQYPQHPGYPQETPSTQDTPRIPQHPGYPQDTPSTQDIPRIPTAPRIPPGYPSTQDTPRIPPAPRISPGYPQHPGYPQDTPSTQDTPSIPPALKIPPGYPHDTPQHPGYPQHPGYPQDTPQHPGYHQDTPSTQDTPRIPPRYAPAPRIPIAPRIHQRYPQHPGYPQHPGYPQDTPAHRIPPGYIQHPGYPQHPGYP; this is translated from the exons ATGATacccccagcacccaggatacccccaCGATACGCCCCAGCACCCAGGATAATACCACGATACgccccagcacccaggatacccaTAGCACCCAGGATACACCAACGATacccccagcacccaggatacccccaCGATACGCCCCA CACCCAGGATAATACCACGATACGCCCCAGCACCCAAGATATCCATAGCACCCAGGATACACCAACGATacccccagcacccaggatacccccaCGATACGCCCCAGCACCCAGGATAATACCACGATACgccccagcacccaggatacccaTAGCACCCAGGATACACCAACAATACCCCCAGCACCCGGGATACCCCCAGGAAACCCCCAGTACCCAGGATACCCCCAGGATaccccagcacccaggatacccccaggATACCCCCAGCACCCAGGATATCCCCAGGATACCCAcagcacccaggatacccccaggataccccagcacccaggatacccccaggATACCCCCAGCACCCAGGATATCCCCAGGATACCCacagcacccaggataccctcaggatacccccagcacccaggatacccccagTATACCCCCCGCACTCAAGATACCCCCAGGATACCCCCACGATACgccccagcacccaggatacccccagcacccaggatacccccaggATACGCCCCAGCATCCAGGATACCACCAGGATACCCCCAGCACTCAAGATACCCCCAGGATACCCCCACGATACgccccagcacccaggatacccaTAGCACCCAGGATACACCAACGATacccccagcacccaggatacccccagcacccaggatacccccaggATACCCCAGCACACAGGATACCCCCAGGATACAtccagcacccaggatacccccagcacccaggatacccaTAG